The Streptomyces nitrosporeus genome includes a window with the following:
- a CDS encoding VOC family protein, with product MDITIHTTALPHNDPDASLVFYRDVLGFEVRSDVGQGRMRWITVGPAGQPGTSVLLTPPASDPGITEDERRTVVEMMAKGTYGWILLATGDLDGVFEKVRAGDAEVVQEPTEQPYGVRDCAFRDPAGNLIRIQELR from the coding sequence ATGGACATCACCATTCACACGACCGCCCTCCCGCACAACGACCCTGACGCGTCCCTGGTCTTCTACCGTGACGTACTCGGTTTCGAGGTCCGCAGCGACGTCGGCCAGGGCAGGATGCGCTGGATCACGGTCGGCCCGGCCGGGCAGCCCGGTACCTCCGTCCTCCTGACACCGCCGGCCTCGGACCCCGGGATCACCGAGGACGAGCGCCGCACCGTCGTCGAGATGATGGCCAAGGGCACCTACGGCTGGATCCTGCTGGCCACCGGTGACCTCGACGGCGTCTTCGAGAAGGTCCGGGCCGGGGACGCCGAGGTGGTCCAGGAGCCGACCGAACAGCCCTACGGCGTCCGCGACTGCGCCTTCCGCGATCCCGCGGGCAACCTGATCCGCATCCAGGAACTCCGCTGA
- a CDS encoding glyoxalase, whose amino-acid sequence MTSFESVTLEVDDTTAAERFYTAIGLDTRLRLRASQAPTTGFRGFTLSLTVSQPSTVTAFFDAALDAGATALKPAAKSFWGYGGVVRAPDGTIWKIATSAKKDTGPATRRIDQMVLLLGAADVVATKRFYVGHGLTVAKSFGRKYVEFAATPSSPVKLALYGRRALAKDAGVPEDGSGSHRLVLGGTAGDFADPDGFAWEAASPVPAP is encoded by the coding sequence ATGACCTCCTTCGAATCCGTCACCCTTGAGGTGGACGACACCACGGCCGCCGAACGCTTCTACACCGCCATCGGTCTGGACACCCGGCTGCGCCTGCGGGCCTCCCAGGCACCGACGACCGGCTTCCGCGGGTTCACGCTGTCGCTCACGGTGTCCCAGCCGTCCACCGTCACCGCCTTCTTCGACGCCGCCCTCGACGCCGGGGCCACGGCGCTGAAGCCCGCCGCCAAGTCGTTCTGGGGCTACGGCGGTGTCGTACGCGCCCCGGACGGAACGATCTGGAAGATCGCGACGTCGGCGAAGAAGGACACCGGCCCGGCCACCCGGCGGATCGACCAGATGGTGCTGCTGCTGGGCGCCGCCGATGTGGTCGCGACCAAGCGGTTCTACGTCGGTCACGGCCTCACCGTGGCCAAGAGCTTCGGCCGCAAGTACGTCGAGTTCGCAGCCACCCCGTCGAGCCCCGTCAAGCTGGCCCTGTACGGACGCCGCGCCCTGGCCAAGGACGCCGGTGTTCCCGAGGACGGATCCGGTTCCCACCGTCTCGTACTGGGCGGCACCGCAGGCGACTTCGCCGACCCGGACGGCTTCGCCTGGGAGGCCGCGTCACCGGTGCCCGCGCCGTGA
- a CDS encoding GOLPH3/VPS74 family protein: MGRSRRTIPEELLLLALDPTTGTTAQPQSLDLGLAGAQLVELALAGRIAPDGDRIAVVMPRPTGDPTLDSALELLRRRGSPVRAVHWIGGPRLGLRQIYLAHLERCGMVHAVAGQMCGVLPTTRYQATDTAVSRDIRSRLDSAIRTGVPPDPRTAALAALAHAVGLGKHLYPGNEGRSSRSRLRDLIRHDPMGGLVAHAVMDVQNGVAVQPRRNQQAAGMPSQPQAPARRGSMAHTSAVH, from the coding sequence ATGGGCAGGAGCCGCAGAACAATTCCGGAGGAGCTTCTGCTGCTCGCTCTGGACCCGACCACGGGTACCACAGCGCAGCCGCAGTCGCTCGACCTCGGCCTGGCCGGGGCACAGCTAGTGGAGCTGGCTCTGGCAGGACGGATAGCCCCTGACGGGGATCGTATCGCCGTGGTGATGCCACGGCCGACAGGAGATCCGACTCTGGACTCCGCACTGGAACTGCTGCGCCGTCGTGGCAGTCCGGTCCGGGCCGTCCATTGGATCGGCGGACCCCGGCTGGGGCTCCGTCAGATCTATCTCGCTCATCTGGAGCGGTGCGGCATGGTGCATGCCGTGGCGGGCCAGATGTGCGGAGTACTGCCGACCACTCGCTACCAGGCGACGGACACGGCGGTCAGCCGGGACATCCGGTCCCGGCTGGACAGTGCGATCCGCACCGGCGTACCGCCGGACCCGCGGACCGCGGCGCTCGCCGCGCTGGCCCACGCGGTCGGTCTCGGCAAGCACCTCTACCCGGGGAACGAGGGGCGTTCATCACGCTCCCGGCTTCGGGATCTGATCAGGCACGACCCGATGGGCGGCCTCGTCGCACACGCGGTGATGGACGTCCAGAACGGTGTGGCGGTCCAGCCGCGCCGTAACCAGCAAGCAGCAGGCATGCCGTCGCAACCGCAGGCACCCGCGCGGCGCGGCAGTATGGCGCACACCTCGGCCGTTCACTGA
- a CDS encoding helix-turn-helix transcriptional regulator, producing the protein MCHPAWKHALTTAQHLKDLTRLRPVRDRIDREYARPLDVGALARDANMPAGRLSDLFRLAYGKSPHAYLMARRVERAAFLMLHGDFGTTTELRSAVGRPSPDAFDALFTELVGMTPDAYRLRARGGAEPVDDTAPAGPQKRLPDRSGIEKHSLPGRP; encoded by the coding sequence ATGTGCCACCCCGCGTGGAAGCACGCGCTGACAACCGCCCAGCATCTGAAGGACCTCACGCGTCTGCGTCCCGTCCGCGACCGGATCGACCGCGAGTACGCGCGCCCGCTGGACGTCGGAGCGCTCGCCCGCGACGCGAACATGCCGGCCGGGCGCCTCAGCGACCTGTTCCGGCTCGCCTACGGGAAGTCCCCCCACGCCTATCTGATGGCACGCCGCGTCGAACGCGCGGCTTTCCTCATGCTCCACGGGGACTTCGGCACCACCACCGAACTCCGCTCCGCGGTCGGCCGCCCGTCACCGGACGCCTTCGACGCGCTCTTCACCGAACTCGTCGGCATGACACCCGACGCCTACCGGCTCCGTGCCCGCGGCGGCGCGGAACCCGTCGACGACACGGCACCGGCCGGGCCGCAAAAGAGGCTGCCGGACCGGTCAGGAATCGAGAAGCACAGCCTGCCGGGCCGCCCGTAG
- a CDS encoding FG-GAP-like repeat-containing protein, whose translation MAPRLLLGLVLLLGAVTASARPVVADPAGPQAVRTVSYNACGAHSACQNTVDSADGWAAKFLSRMNSEAGTADVIALQEICAGQYEALRKVLAGYTSVRAGEQEPPGCARWGGSSTKFGQAVFVKGAAADFTSYQALVNPDETDVPEQRWVLCVKGPIGNRTTLACGTHLATSLPSNGTPVMLGAMERWAAGAPALVIGDFNAVPSHPALVPVRAGLCATGPFAEADAGRNSPTAWASAEPYAYRLKYDHAFFGGRDFTGLRAKTADIDLTPVEDHKLLWAEAQPLERTAVHVPGDLTGDLCPDMLAVRKDDTLRLYPGAGRGAFGSPRVIGSGPQWNGAVVSHRGDWDGDGDEDVVARQGDQLLLHRNTGDGSLATAVEMKVSETGWAHTVPVAAGDLDGDGSPDLVAASGTGLWLHRGRITADGGWLSYKAVRIGAEEWKDQEILVPGDVTGDGKAELWARDAAGDIKQYGYDDLAKTLGPPETIGNLPTGSRLLGLSAGDGDGDGLPDLWYTTSAAGLAFHPGGAPFTETGSVTVGTGGWGYFSHLG comes from the coding sequence GTGGCGCCACGGCTGCTCCTCGGCCTGGTGCTCCTGCTCGGCGCCGTGACCGCGAGTGCGCGGCCGGTGGTGGCCGACCCGGCCGGACCACAGGCCGTACGCACGGTGTCGTACAACGCGTGCGGTGCCCACAGCGCCTGCCAGAACACCGTCGACAGCGCGGACGGGTGGGCGGCGAAGTTCCTGTCGCGGATGAACTCCGAGGCCGGGACCGCCGATGTGATCGCACTGCAGGAGATCTGTGCCGGCCAGTACGAGGCACTGCGGAAGGTGCTGGCCGGCTACACATCTGTACGGGCCGGTGAGCAGGAGCCCCCGGGGTGCGCGCGTTGGGGAGGGTCGTCGACGAAGTTCGGGCAGGCGGTCTTCGTCAAGGGCGCGGCAGCCGACTTCACCTCGTACCAGGCACTGGTGAACCCGGATGAGACCGATGTGCCGGAACAGCGGTGGGTGCTGTGCGTCAAGGGCCCCATCGGCAACCGGACCACGCTGGCCTGCGGCACCCACCTGGCCACTTCCCTCCCGTCCAACGGGACACCGGTGATGCTCGGCGCCATGGAGCGATGGGCCGCGGGCGCTCCCGCGCTGGTCATTGGCGACTTCAACGCCGTGCCGAGCCATCCCGCGCTCGTCCCGGTGCGGGCCGGCCTCTGCGCCACGGGGCCCTTCGCCGAGGCGGACGCCGGCAGGAACAGCCCGACCGCGTGGGCGAGCGCGGAGCCCTACGCGTACCGGCTCAAGTACGACCACGCCTTCTTCGGCGGCAGGGACTTCACCGGTCTGCGGGCGAAGACCGCCGACATCGACCTGACACCGGTCGAGGACCACAAACTGCTGTGGGCCGAGGCGCAGCCGCTGGAGCGGACCGCGGTACACGTGCCGGGCGACCTCACGGGCGACCTCTGCCCCGACATGCTCGCCGTCCGCAAGGACGACACCCTGCGGCTGTATCCCGGCGCGGGCAGGGGCGCGTTCGGCTCTCCGCGTGTCATCGGCAGCGGCCCGCAGTGGAACGGCGCGGTGGTCAGCCATCGCGGGGACTGGGACGGTGACGGCGACGAGGACGTCGTCGCCCGCCAGGGCGACCAGTTGCTCCTCCACAGGAACACCGGCGACGGCAGCCTCGCGACCGCGGTGGAGATGAAGGTCTCGGAGACCGGCTGGGCCCACACGGTACCGGTCGCCGCCGGGGACCTCGACGGCGACGGAAGCCCCGACCTCGTGGCCGCGAGCGGTACCGGGCTGTGGCTGCACCGCGGCCGGATCACGGCCGACGGCGGCTGGTTGTCGTACAAGGCCGTCCGTATCGGCGCCGAGGAGTGGAAGGACCAGGAGATCCTCGTCCCCGGTGACGTGACCGGGGACGGCAAGGCGGAGCTCTGGGCCCGTGACGCCGCGGGAGACATCAAGCAGTACGGCTACGACGATCTCGCGAAGACCCTCGGCCCACCCGAGACCATCGGGAACCTGCCGACGGGTTCCCGCCTGCTCGGACTGTCGGCGGGCGACGGTGACGGGGACGGCCTGCCCGACCTCTGGTACACCACATCGGCGGCCGGTCTCGCCTTCCACCCAGGGGGCGCCCCCTTCACGGAGACCGGCTCCGTGACCGTCGGCACCGGCGGCTGGGGGTACTTCTCCCACCTCGGCTGA
- a CDS encoding D-alanyl-D-alanine carboxypeptidase yields MSPRRIKEASVAGESPDKSEQRKSSGTAGARDPRLTVLREPAASGSSGSEADETAEGVGGVTTDTATAVFRTPDPADGDEGGPDREDGAAGSTGAAGLPASLGAEEGAGDAEDEASGAEEAPGGRDDSSGPVADDEALPERFARADGPDEGPADGPDGDGAANADAGADAGADDAEGSGTPAAGKPEAPGDVRLRAAVAAWVAGDDEAPEGGDTASGEEKAPADVPRVPASREEAKPSEIKESGEEAPGEETSGEDASARSGRSAREEPASGASASVPVAARPGDDETSASGPTPDGDGPDAPEESDGPDAPEATEKPAKTAEKSAKAAEESAKAEERVVDQPTTAFKAVRPRQVDQPTTALKLPPRATGAEPGAEEGAEPPAKSSTGPEAGSRAEPPAESSGERTSQFVPLRSDDVRAAPAPRTPGASTGAAVGPTVTPDLTARPAGEPAGPYEAERTRQQPMPPRPPLDLLAELTNTPPPPETPVRTVVRRIKIWTPLLLLVVVIFAIAQSVRPLPEPVLQLTTKPTYTFEGDKPSLPWPDEGQGFMAATGLGTVDSFGEQEAVPIGSVAKAMTAYIVLKGHPLKKGQDGPAIEIDAKAEKEGKLDSVGESTLNTVKAGDTLTEREALSAIMIPSANNIARLLARWDAGSEEAFVKKMNDTAKELGMTNTTYTDPSGLNATTVSSAEDQVKLGQKLVEIPALMDITKLPSWTDPSGKYHRNYNTLVPYNGALGIKTGSTTKAGGNLLFAAHKMVGDTDQLIVGAILGQHKPSIIDTVNAVSKEAMTATQDLLESRTVVKKGQVVGSVDDGFGHTTDVVVAEDVKAVGWAGLTVKLELADDGGAISHTAPAGTRVGTMTIGEGASQVKVAVQLADALAEPSFGDKLTRVG; encoded by the coding sequence ATGTCCCCGCGGCGCATCAAGGAGGCATCGGTGGCGGGCGAGTCCCCCGACAAGTCGGAGCAGCGGAAGTCGTCGGGGACGGCTGGAGCACGCGATCCGCGTCTCACCGTACTCCGTGAACCGGCGGCTTCCGGGAGCAGCGGAAGCGAGGCGGACGAGACGGCCGAGGGCGTCGGCGGTGTGACGACGGACACCGCGACCGCGGTCTTCCGGACACCGGACCCCGCGGACGGCGACGAAGGCGGTCCGGACCGTGAGGACGGGGCCGCCGGGTCCACCGGTGCCGCGGGCCTCCCCGCGTCCCTCGGCGCCGAGGAGGGCGCGGGGGACGCCGAGGACGAGGCGTCCGGGGCGGAGGAGGCGCCCGGGGGCCGGGACGACTCCTCCGGGCCCGTGGCCGACGACGAGGCCCTTCCGGAGCGCTTCGCCCGGGCAGACGGCCCGGACGAGGGCCCGGCCGACGGCCCGGACGGTGACGGGGCCGCGAACGCCGACGCGGGTGCGGACGCCGGCGCGGACGACGCGGAGGGTTCCGGCACGCCGGCCGCCGGGAAGCCGGAGGCTCCGGGCGACGTACGCCTGCGTGCCGCGGTCGCGGCATGGGTGGCGGGCGACGACGAGGCCCCCGAGGGAGGGGACACCGCTTCCGGGGAGGAGAAGGCCCCGGCCGACGTCCCGCGGGTGCCCGCGAGCCGCGAGGAAGCCAAGCCTTCCGAGATCAAGGAATCCGGCGAGGAAGCGCCCGGCGAAGAGACCTCCGGCGAAGACGCCTCCGCCCGGTCCGGCCGGTCCGCCCGGGAAGAGCCCGCTTCCGGGGCGTCGGCCTCCGTGCCGGTCGCCGCGCGCCCCGGCGACGACGAGACGAGCGCGAGCGGCCCCACGCCGGACGGCGACGGACCGGACGCCCCGGAGGAGAGCGACGGACCGGACGCCCCGGAGGCGACGGAGAAGCCCGCGAAGACGGCGGAGAAGTCCGCGAAGGCGGCGGAGGAGTCCGCGAAGGCCGAAGAGCGCGTCGTGGACCAGCCGACGACCGCCTTCAAGGCGGTACGCCCCCGCCAGGTCGACCAGCCGACGACGGCGCTGAAGCTCCCCCCGCGCGCCACCGGCGCCGAGCCCGGCGCGGAGGAGGGGGCCGAGCCCCCGGCCAAGTCCTCCACCGGGCCCGAGGCCGGGTCCCGGGCCGAACCCCCGGCCGAGTCCTCCGGAGAGCGGACCAGCCAGTTCGTGCCCCTGCGGTCGGACGACGTACGGGCGGCTCCCGCGCCCCGTACCCCCGGCGCGTCCACCGGCGCCGCCGTCGGGCCGACCGTCACCCCGGACCTCACCGCGCGTCCCGCCGGTGAGCCGGCCGGGCCGTACGAGGCCGAGCGGACCAGGCAGCAGCCCATGCCGCCCAGGCCCCCGCTCGACCTGCTCGCCGAGCTGACCAACACCCCGCCGCCCCCGGAGACCCCGGTCCGTACCGTGGTCCGGCGTATCAAGATCTGGACGCCACTGCTCCTTCTGGTCGTGGTCATCTTCGCGATCGCGCAGTCGGTACGCCCGCTCCCCGAGCCGGTGCTCCAGCTGACGACGAAGCCGACGTACACCTTCGAGGGGGACAAGCCGTCCCTGCCGTGGCCCGATGAGGGCCAGGGCTTCATGGCGGCCACCGGCCTCGGCACGGTGGACTCCTTCGGTGAGCAGGAGGCGGTGCCGATCGGCAGCGTCGCCAAGGCGATGACCGCCTACATCGTGCTCAAGGGCCACCCGCTGAAGAAGGGCCAGGACGGGCCGGCCATCGAGATCGACGCCAAGGCGGAGAAGGAGGGCAAGCTGGATTCGGTGGGGGAGTCCACCCTCAACACCGTCAAGGCGGGGGACACGCTCACGGAACGGGAGGCCCTCTCGGCCATCATGATCCCCTCCGCGAACAACATCGCCCGGCTGCTCGCCCGCTGGGACGCCGGTTCCGAGGAGGCGTTCGTCAAGAAGATGAACGACACCGCCAAGGAACTCGGTATGACGAACACCACCTACACCGACCCGTCGGGGCTCAACGCGACGACGGTGAGTTCGGCCGAGGACCAGGTGAAGCTCGGCCAGAAGCTGGTCGAGATCCCGGCACTGATGGACATCACCAAGCTGCCCTCCTGGACGGACCCCTCGGGGAAGTACCACCGGAACTACAACACCCTCGTCCCGTACAACGGTGCGCTGGGTATCAAGACGGGTTCCACCACCAAGGCCGGAGGCAACCTGCTCTTCGCCGCCCACAAGATGGTCGGCGACACCGACCAGCTGATCGTCGGCGCGATCCTGGGGCAGCACAAGCCGTCGATCATCGACACGGTCAACGCGGTGAGCAAGGAAGCCATGACCGCCACGCAGGACCTGCTGGAGAGCCGGACCGTCGTGAAGAAGGGCCAGGTCGTCGGCAGCGTCGACGACGGTTTCGGGCACACCACCGACGTGGTCGTGGCCGAGGACGTGAAGGCGGTCGGCTGGGCGGGGCTCACGGTCAAGCTGGAACTGGCCGACGACGGCGGGGCGATCTCGCACACCGCCCCGGCCGGTACCCGTGTCGGCACGATGACCATCGGTGAGGGAGCGAGTCAGGTGAAGGTCGCCGTCCAGCTCGCCGACGCGCTCGCCGAGCCGTCCTTCGGGGACAAGCTGACCCGCGTCGGCTGA
- a CDS encoding restriction endonuclease: MSRRSNGLAGVWAEAQRQQQRQHEAQARYQRDQERQQRDRQREIARSHREQKAAYRQQREAEARRRTEELDARVEALQGLLVEGCRAPAFRAEMLTRSELIEPFAPGQLAYPVHMPDPGRYQPQGGWTASRRAQAEAEARSHYERDLRAAQAAEAQRVQQLAAYRFRYEEWAGARLAEIRAHNAGIAGMTRALRGGDPEAAVEYFSAALYASAGWPEDLPRQVSAAYDSGARQLVLNWELPGYGIVPEAKSVRYMVNADQEKESPRPVTQRRALYRDVLAQCLLLVLRDLFAADEFGALESVALNGFVDDHDPVTGHRTALFLGTVMASRAAFASLRLEQVNAVNCLVDGLRGQLSSRPDQYVPVRPGRVPEDVGNGVVTHGGDGEPDLYEMDPLAFETLVADLFRAMGMQAVTTQRSNDGGVDVDALDPAPIRGGKIVVQVKRYRNTVPPTAVRDLYGTVQDAGANKGVLVTTSGFGPGSHTFANGKPLELVSGPELVDLLHRHGLRGRLGDGGRPAPARRTEPDTGAGGGSGGGAGPDDYNLLGMYWSGGVALDVCALVCEGNRVLDDDHFVFFNNPRTPGGAVSTLPPVPPDRAALRVSFDALPARADRLVVVAAVDPVAGPSADLSGFTGAGIRLLDSEGEPLDRLEVSDGRAGETALVLGSFRRRANGDWEFVTGGRGYRGGLEELVQGYGIEVA; this comes from the coding sequence ATGAGCCGTCGCTCCAACGGGTTGGCCGGTGTCTGGGCCGAAGCCCAGCGCCAACAGCAACGACAGCACGAGGCGCAAGCCAGGTACCAGCGGGACCAGGAGAGGCAGCAGCGGGACCGGCAGCGTGAAATCGCCCGCAGCCACCGGGAGCAGAAGGCCGCGTACCGGCAGCAGCGCGAGGCGGAGGCGCGGCGGCGTACGGAGGAACTCGACGCCCGGGTGGAGGCGTTGCAGGGGCTGCTGGTGGAGGGATGCCGGGCTCCGGCCTTCAGGGCGGAGATGCTGACCCGGTCCGAGCTGATCGAGCCCTTCGCCCCCGGGCAGCTCGCGTATCCGGTGCACATGCCGGATCCGGGCCGGTACCAGCCGCAGGGTGGCTGGACCGCTTCCCGGCGGGCCCAGGCGGAGGCGGAGGCCCGGTCCCACTACGAGCGGGACCTGCGGGCCGCCCAGGCCGCGGAGGCTCAGCGTGTGCAGCAGCTGGCCGCCTACCGGTTCCGGTACGAGGAGTGGGCCGGGGCCCGGCTGGCGGAGATACGGGCGCACAACGCCGGTATCGCCGGGATGACGCGGGCGCTGCGCGGCGGGGACCCCGAGGCCGCGGTGGAGTACTTCTCCGCCGCGCTCTACGCCTCGGCCGGATGGCCCGAGGACCTGCCCCGCCAGGTGTCCGCGGCGTACGACTCCGGGGCGCGCCAGCTGGTGCTGAACTGGGAGCTGCCCGGGTACGGCATCGTCCCCGAGGCGAAGTCGGTGCGCTACATGGTCAACGCCGATCAGGAGAAGGAGTCGCCCCGGCCGGTCACACAGCGCCGCGCCCTGTACCGGGACGTCCTCGCGCAGTGCCTTCTGCTGGTTCTGCGTGATCTCTTCGCGGCCGACGAGTTCGGCGCCCTGGAGTCGGTCGCGCTGAACGGGTTCGTGGACGACCACGACCCGGTGACCGGCCACCGTACGGCCCTGTTCCTCGGCACCGTCATGGCCTCGCGCGCGGCCTTCGCCTCGCTGCGACTGGAGCAGGTGAACGCCGTCAACTGCCTGGTGGACGGGCTCCGGGGCCAGCTGTCGTCGCGTCCCGACCAGTACGTGCCCGTACGGCCCGGCCGGGTCCCCGAGGACGTCGGCAACGGTGTCGTCACCCATGGCGGCGACGGTGAACCGGATCTGTACGAGATGGATCCCCTCGCCTTCGAGACCTTGGTCGCGGATCTGTTCCGGGCCATGGGCATGCAGGCGGTGACCACTCAGCGGTCGAACGACGGCGGTGTGGACGTGGACGCGCTGGACCCGGCCCCGATCCGCGGCGGCAAGATCGTGGTGCAGGTGAAGCGTTACCGCAACACCGTTCCGCCGACGGCCGTGCGCGACCTGTACGGGACCGTCCAGGACGCCGGCGCCAACAAGGGTGTGCTGGTCACCACGTCCGGGTTCGGCCCCGGTTCGCACACCTTCGCCAACGGCAAGCCCCTGGAGCTGGTGTCGGGTCCCGAACTGGTCGATCTGCTGCACCGTCACGGGCTGCGGGGGCGGCTGGGTGACGGTGGGCGCCCGGCGCCGGCCCGGCGGACGGAGCCGGACACCGGGGCCGGTGGCGGCAGCGGTGGCGGGGCGGGCCCGGACGACTACAACCTGCTGGGCATGTACTGGTCGGGGGGCGTCGCCCTGGACGTGTGCGCTCTCGTCTGCGAGGGCAACCGGGTGCTGGACGACGACCACTTCGTCTTCTTCAACAATCCCCGTACGCCCGGTGGCGCGGTCAGCACCCTGCCTCCCGTGCCGCCGGACCGCGCTGCCCTCCGGGTCTCCTTCGACGCCCTGCCCGCGCGGGCCGACCGCCTGGTGGTCGTCGCCGCGGTCGATCCGGTGGCCGGCCCGTCGGCGGATCTGTCCGGTTTCACCGGTGCCGGTATCAGGCTGCTGGACTCCGAGGGGGAGCCGCTCGACCGGTTGGAGGTCTCGGACGGCCGTGCCGGTGAAACCGCCCTCGTGCTGGGGTCCTTCCGCCGCCGTGCCAACGGGGACTGGGAGTTCGTCACCGGGGGCAGGGGATACCGGGGCGGTCTGGAGGAGCTGGTCCAGGGGTACGGCATCGAGGTCGCCTGA
- a CDS encoding MFS transporter has protein sequence MTTAEPTRADGRVETRVETPVRIPAQAAGDRDVPLRPARRPLWRHPVVLTTAVAAVVHLLWFFFFANSGGDIAAQDAWAEFVGRHPGTAYNLAWYGGMHPVSYSVVSPYLMSVLGVRTTMMAVGTVSSALTALILVRVPAVRNPLACSLAGVFAYLCNALSGRVTFGLGMMFAVGAVAAVFCWPHRWRHKRWAKAAVAAPLAALATAGSPVAGLFLGVVAAALFLNKRRPGAYAIGLPPVAVVALSAWWFPFSGTQPMSLGTLSLPFLFAVLVFVLVPRDWSTVRTAAVVYGVGTLLTYVIDSQIGSNVSRMAMLFAGVALLAALPYTAPRTRRWYALLLAFAGLNLWIGFKGVDDIVRTAPTASWTRELAPLVNQLQKVGAERGRVEVVPASSHREASALAPYVNLARGWNRQADMKRNPLFYDDTLNSMNYREWLDRWAVHYVVLPTGKPDSSGAVQEAELVDKGLPYLEPVWSDANWRLFRVLDPVPMADPPATVEKAGAEELTIRVRSAGRVLIRIPYSRWLAVVDDEGRSVERPQETEASRKRSEQDEEAPKDFTNAHGCLIKLEEDPEGVEWTELLVPRPGVYRLAAPYQLDPGTPCPDELR, from the coding sequence GTGACCACCGCTGAACCGACGCGGGCCGACGGGCGTGTCGAGACGCGTGTCGAGACGCCGGTCAGGATCCCGGCGCAGGCGGCCGGTGACCGGGACGTGCCGCTCCGGCCGGCCCGCCGCCCGCTGTGGCGCCACCCGGTCGTGCTGACGACCGCGGTCGCCGCCGTGGTCCATCTGCTCTGGTTCTTCTTCTTCGCGAACAGCGGCGGGGACATCGCCGCCCAGGACGCCTGGGCGGAGTTCGTCGGCCGCCACCCCGGAACCGCGTACAACCTCGCCTGGTACGGCGGGATGCACCCCGTGTCGTACAGCGTCGTCTCCCCGTATCTGATGTCGGTGCTCGGGGTCCGGACGACGATGATGGCCGTCGGCACGGTGTCCTCGGCCCTCACGGCGCTGATCCTGGTCAGGGTCCCCGCCGTCCGCAACCCGCTGGCCTGTTCGCTGGCCGGTGTGTTCGCGTACCTGTGCAACGCGCTGTCCGGCCGGGTGACCTTCGGGCTCGGCATGATGTTCGCCGTGGGCGCCGTGGCCGCGGTGTTCTGCTGGCCCCACCGCTGGCGGCACAAGCGGTGGGCGAAGGCGGCCGTCGCCGCGCCGCTGGCCGCCCTGGCCACGGCGGGAAGCCCCGTGGCCGGGCTGTTCCTCGGAGTGGTCGCCGCGGCGCTCTTCCTGAACAAACGGCGCCCCGGCGCGTACGCGATCGGCCTGCCGCCCGTCGCGGTGGTGGCGCTCTCGGCCTGGTGGTTCCCCTTCTCGGGTACGCAGCCGATGTCGCTGGGCACGCTCTCGCTGCCGTTCCTCTTCGCTGTCCTGGTGTTCGTCCTGGTGCCCCGGGACTGGAGCACCGTGCGTACGGCCGCCGTGGTCTACGGGGTGGGGACGCTCCTCACCTACGTCATCGATTCGCAGATCGGCTCGAACGTCTCGCGCATGGCGATGCTGTTCGCCGGTGTGGCCCTGCTGGCCGCACTGCCGTACACGGCGCCCCGCACCCGCCGCTGGTACGCGCTGCTCCTCGCCTTCGCCGGGCTGAACCTGTGGATCGGCTTCAAGGGGGTGGACGACATCGTCCGTACCGCCCCGACCGCCTCCTGGACCCGCGAGCTGGCCCCCTTGGTCAACCAGCTGCAGAAGGTGGGCGCGGAGCGGGGCAGGGTGGAGGTCGTGCCCGCCAGCAGCCACCGGGAGGCCTCGGCGCTGGCGCCGTACGTCAACCTGGCCCGCGGCTGGAACCGCCAGGCCGACATGAAGCGCAACCCGCTCTTCTACGACGACACCCTGAACTCGATGAACTACCGGGAGTGGCTGGACCGCTGGGCCGTGCACTACGTGGTGCTGCCGACCGGGAAGCCCGATTCGAGCGGGGCCGTGCAGGAGGCGGAGCTGGTCGACAAGGGGCTGCCGTATCTGGAACCGGTCTGGAGCGACGCCAACTGGCGGCTCTTCCGGGTGCTGGACCCGGTGCCGATGGCCGACCCCCCGGCGACGGTCGAGAAGGCGGGCGCGGAGGAGCTGACCATCCGGGTGCGGTCCGCGGGCCGGGTGCTGATCAGGATTCCGTACTCCCGGTGGCTGGCCGTCGTGGACGACGAGGGCAGGAGCGTGGAGCGCCCGCAGGAGACCGAGGCGTCCAGGAAGCGCTCGGAACAGGACGAGGAAGCCCCCAAGGACTTCACCAACGCACACGGCTGCCTGATCAAGCTGGAGGAGGACCCGGAAGGGGTCGAGTGGACGGAACTGCTCGTCCCCCGGCCGGGTGTCTACCGACTGGCCGCGCCCTACCAGCTGGACCCGGGCACCCCGTGTCCGGACGAACTGCGCTGA